CTTTGGGGTAATCTTCGTCCACACATCAGATGCCTCTGAAATTGTGTATTGTTTTCGCACATGCCAAACCTCACTGTAGCACTGAGAGACATAGTCTGAAATGAGAAAtcttagaattgaattttggtATACCGTAATATGTACGTACCTAACGGCTACCCTGAGATTCCACTTTGTTAACAGATTATTTCAGAAAAACAATGctttttacacatttgaaGATATTTTGGAACCGAAGAATTGATTGAACTTACTAAATGTCATAGGAACTTTAACTTGTTTAGCCACTGGTGCACCATCTTTAAGTTTCGAGAAATAAAGCTGAAACTGCTCACTTCCATTTGTGGTGACTGCCTGTTCACGATTGCTATTTTCATTGAAGTGTAAAGCTGATAGTTGAAGCCTACAAATGAAAAGGAACAGTTAAAAAACCTGTAATTCAATCATAGACCTGTCTCCCACCAAAAATAAGAATATCATCAGTGATTAGAAttactagaattcaaatatttttgaaatatatgtatttatcatCAATTACCTTGCATTCATTGAATCAAAGaaataatgttgatccttTGGCGCAAAGTGTACAACCAGGCGATGATACGACTCGATACTGGAAGTTTGCGCAGCTGGTGATATCTTCCCGATATCTATAAGAAGACCTTTCGCCAGGACTATACTTTTTAATACTTTATGGGCAGCAGAAcctgaaataaaatatgacaTGTATGAGGgaggatttaaaaaaaaagaaaataatttgaaatatcactATCTCAACCTGTATTTTGATCTCATCTTTCTTAATCCAGTTTCTTGACTCTAAATCTCCATGCGCGCTAGTTTCGAACTTCGCACTGTCATGTTCGTGTATGTCAGTAACTAGATTAATTATTGACTTCCATTTGtcaacaaccaactctgcatCACCTCCACTGCTTCCACCGACCCAATACATGTGGTTACTCAATGCTTTCGACCAATCCTTCAGGATAGAAAACTTTTTGGTTTTAGCCTTTTTTCCACTTTCTTGAAAActcctgaaaaaaatatgaaattttgatCTTCGACATATGTCACCTAAAACCGGAACCTAATTCATAAAAGCTGACGACAAAACAACAGAATATTACCTTTTGCCAAGTGCCAGCCATCAAACCACTGTTGTATAGTGGGGTGGTTTTGCCTTAAATACTTCTTTAACTGTTGATGTCTGTCTGTTGTTATTTGATCAACATTGAGTTTACTCGAGTTTACTAAAAAGTCTAAGGATCGTTTGAAACCTACCAACTCCATTACGTTCGAACTAGTAACTTCGTTGCTCTGAAAAAATGCACTGATTTTCTTTACAACACGCATATGAAAGCGCTGATTCAACACATCTAGTGAAGTCACATGGAATATTACCAATGATCTATGAATTACCTGTACTAGCAGGAAGTCAAGAATCTTTGAGTCAACCATATCCATTAACGAATAAGAACCATATTTGGCTGTGTGTCCTCTCGAGTCACACCTTCCATCTCCACCTAGAATCAATTTCTTCTCGACAGTTTTTCTCTCCTCTATCAATTGTTTTTGACACGATTTACAAACGTTATCAACTGCCATACAGAGTTAACTCGACTGCAACTTGAAATAATGGCGAACACCAAACATAGATAGTCCTAGGTTCTTGCAGAAATTAACGAATTTGGTAGGGCTCAATGCCCCAAAAAATACACCGGCTGCAATCAACAAGTTTCCAATGGGCATTTTCTGATGTCTTGGCTGGGAGGACCAGACCCGAAAATGAGCTTGTTCACCCAAACAAATAGTTTCGTACGTCACCGAAGATCCTGTCGTATAACGTTTCGTTATCTTGCATGGTGAAAGGCACTCGTGGCATACCGACAGTAACGAAACAATAGCAGATtcaaaacaaatgaattttttttcattttgcggATCGTCAAATTAGCACCGTGCTGACATCAGGGAATTCACCAGCATCGACGTCTTCACAGCTGcaagaaataagaataaactTCAAACCATAAGATTAACTACGTAGGGTTTCACGCTaaagaaaactgaaaaatatactTGATCTCTCCAGGGTTTCCATGTGACAATATGTTATTCATTGATAATCAAAACACAGAAATGCTTATAAAAAATGCCATTTTTAATTTTgcaataaaataatatttttagaCTAACTCTGAATCTTAATCATTGGGATCCCACGTAGGGTCGTAATATTCATCATCAGGTTCATCATCactttcaatttcactgtcaTGGAAATCATCATTTGCCGTTTCAGATTCCAGGAGTTCACATTGAACACTCTTATCCGATTGAAAATTTATTCGATCCGTCTGACTAcgttttgatgatgatgtagGCTTGATGTTGCACTGTATTAACCGATTATGATGttcctgaaaattgatttatacaaACACTTAgttaaaaaaacattcatgCTAAAAATAGGGTGGTGGggcaattaaaattagatgggCTAAGTATAGGAATACACAATCACTTACAACCATGCCAGTATTTGTCCCGATACTTCTAAATGGTAGAGCAAAGTCATCAATGTTATCCAATGAAGGGGTTGGTACTGAAGGTTCTTCGATGAGACTACTATCTACAACAGGCAcaactttttcttttcttgGACTTGAGATTAGATCTTTCACTATCTAAAAACAGACATAAAACGagttaaaaattgaaatagcaCTGTCACTGAAAGAAAATAGGATTCAATTTGGCATTGCATTGCTTTGGGCAGTGCAAACCGAGAATTAcgtaaatttaattgtttatcAACCTACCTTTACATGATCTCTCTTCTCCATGGCTTTGCTTGGTCTACCACTGGACGTACTAGCTATTGGTGTCTGTGGTGAATGTGATGAAGTACCATTATGATGTTTGTCAAAATTAAAAATCGTAGGGACGGCATCACCATTCAAACAAAAACGTTCGGGTTTGTAACCAATTGACAAAGTGATGGACGGTGGAATCTTAAAAGCGTTATCCGAAAAATGGTCACTACGCAACCGGGAATGAACAGTCGGAGTGAAGTTCTTCAGCTTCAATGCGGCAGTCCATTT
This Tubulanus polymorphus chromosome 7, tnTubPoly1.2, whole genome shotgun sequence DNA region includes the following protein-coding sequences:
- the LOC141909158 gene encoding uncharacterized protein LOC141909158 — translated: MAVDNVCKSCQKQLIEERKTVEKKLILGGDGRCDSRGHTAKYGSYSLMDMVDSKILDFLLVQSNEVTSSNVMELVGFKRSLDFLVNSSKLNVDQITTDRHQQLKKYLRQNHPTIQQWFDGWHLAKGSAAHKVLKSIVLAKGLLIDIGKISPAAQTSSIESYHRLVVHFAPKDQHYFFDSMNARLQLSALHFNENSNREQAVTTNGSEQFQLYFSKLKDGAPVAKQVKVPMTFNYVSQCYSEVWHVRKQYTISEASDVWTKITPKMEHLADQYDRSDITKEEVILTHISRLQSPVKSPSENGKKRNATIVESPYTPKRPCPKE